In Pangasianodon hypophthalmus isolate fPanHyp1 chromosome 3, fPanHyp1.pri, whole genome shotgun sequence, a single genomic region encodes these proteins:
- the trmo gene encoding tRNA (adenine(37)-N6)-methyltransferase: MSAGTCSCSEHVQWLKQQVSVMRKEMKNLRQYVESSVRAHRKHMASLHSMLKEVLDKKQMMTKNPSSSSSSSLSSSSSSSQSAAGTELSLEKGHIRTVPIGFITSCFARKNGTPRQPTVCSSSRARLKIQSSVFNNPEHALTGLQHYSHVWLIFLFHKNGHMSYKAKVKPPRLNGEKVGVYSTRSPHRPNAIGLTLAKLDSITGDVLHLSGVDLISGTPVLDIKPYIPEYDSPVTHTTLTAEPQHQQEVPSDTPDALEEVEPAEAEGLENSRASSSRLEAGEKLGEAAEVSAGRDVSGVLEEVREVLLQGALCSQSRAEDKHTDTPAAAEEEEEEEEEACESNSSVASWIRKPPVHTLSVRFTPTAERQLADFLPPHCSDTGRPKFQFLNGPEEAAAAIRGVLSADPRSVYRRNRCSDRLFFFSLDTAHITCWFGDGFAEVLRVRPVTSPDGQAQGPSEPSLVTPSQI; the protein is encoded by the exons ATGTCAGCAGGGACGTGCAGCTGTTCAGAACATGTGCAGTGGCTAAAACAGCAAGTTTCAGTCATGAGAAAAGAGATGAAGAACCTCAG gCAGTATGTGGAGAGTTCAGTTCGAGCCCACAGGAAACACATGGCGTCTCTGCACTCCATGCTGAAGGAGGTTCTCGATAAAAAGCAGATGATGACGAAgaatccatcatcatcatcatcatcctcattgtcatcctcctcctcctcctctcagaGTGCAGCGGGGACGGAGCTGTCGTTAGAGAAAG GTCATATCCGCACCGTCCCCATCGGcttcatcacttcctgttttgctcGGAAGAACGGCACGCCGAGACAGCCGACCGTCTGCAGCTCGTCTCGCGCTCGTCTCAAAATCCAGTCCTCTGTGTTCAACAACCCTGAACACGCTCTCACCGGCCTGCAGCACTACTCCCacgtctg gCTCATCTTTCTCTTCCATAAGAACGGACACATGAGCTATAAAGCTAAAGTGAAGCCTCCTCGTCTGAACGGAGAGAAAGTGGGAGTTTATTCCACACGCAGCCCTCACCGACCCAACGCCATCGGCCTCACACTCGCTAAACTGGACTCTATCAcag GTGATGTTCTGCACCTGTCAGGTGTGGATCTGATCTCCGGCACTCCTGTGCTCGATATTAAACCCTATATTCCCGAGTACGACTCTCCCGTCACACACACCACGCTGACTGCAGAGCCGCAGCACCAACAGGAAGTGCCCTCTGACACACCTGACGCCCTGGAGGAAGTAGAACCTGCAGAAGCAGAGGGTTTGGAGAACTCGCGCGCCTCCTCCTCTCGGCTGGAAGCTGGTGAGAAGCTCGGTGAAGCTGCCGAGGTTTCAGCAGGACGTGATGTTAGCGGTGTGCTGGAGGAGGTGAGGGAGGTTCTCCTGCAGGGGGCGCTGTGTTCTCAGAGCAGGGCTGAagataaacacactgacacaccagCAGCAgcggaagaggaggaggaggaggaagaggaggcgTGTGAGTCGAACAGCAGCGTCGCTTCCTGGATCAGAAAACCTCCAGTACACACTCTGAGTGTGAGATTCACTCCTACTGCAGAGAGACAACTCGCCGACTTCCTGCCTCCTCACTGCTCAG ACACAGGAAGGCCGAAGTTCCAGTTTTTAAATGGTCCAGAGGAAGCAGCCGCCGCCATCCGGGGAGTTTTATCAGCTGATCCGAGATCAGTGTACCGGAGGAACCGCTGCAGCGATCGCCTTTTCTTCTTCAGTCTGGACACGGCTCACATCACCTGCTGGTTCGGGGACGGATTCGCTGAAGTGCTGCGCGTTCGGCCCGTGACGAGTCCAGACGGACAAGCTCAGGGTCCGAGTGAGCCTTCACTGGTCACCCCCTCTCAAATATAA
- the LOC113524617 gene encoding uncharacterized protein LOC113524617, which yields MSSIRVSHTVRCERAPLRDVQNERSVLQQTPSSVKVCEVHSDQKENLSENTSVTNVTFKSFTCAGGEVEISDRSDLSDESVLITRDSSDPHTVNNSTLTHEETEGEHEDHPYCRYAADRTQDDHASSGNQSLSHTDSPDVTFKSFTCPGGEVEIADDESIERNESVLSKDPDLETQGFEDEVSDEHTELPSRHFDHPYCNTQTSELRSGKMEEEEEDDASISISKNAPDVTFKSFTCPGGEVEIAEESLVPEEESLVKNDSLIVNVSELQSEICDELPSRHFDHLYCNIQTSELGSGKVEEEEEHDDDGGDGGSVIPPSISISKNATDVTFKSFTCPGGEVELAEESLVKNESLMKSDSLIANDSELQNLESEICDELPSRHFDHLYCNTQTSELGSGKMEEEEEHDGEGDDDGDGGSVIPPSISKNATDVTFKSFTCPGGEVEIAEESLMKNESFESFVLDESLMKNESLSAKDSEVQNLQSETCEEHTELPSRHFDHLYCNDETESFPVQVNDSVTRASMFDSNDPEGVITTNDSSRALNGSAAAERRDDVTFRFSGAEVEIENTYRKFDVSTLMKGLNISDQTQSSSNTEASEHGGESFIVREQDDQVYCHGVKNDLQLTVSENETHLSVQISNSGVSQSSESAVRSEGSENMKSEIIVPESSSDTTEEQNVKSVQQRDLDQQTSANLEENVLKDENPRLRCNFEEMFSDENDKISHSQPGADRIPENFGTAETQKVPNADDADVSTHAEPEILRSESVDLEAQVKMWSHIILSEPSTPKHSARRTSLASRKSHSSSRSCTPPYSPRR from the exons ATGTCGAGTATCAGAGTCTCT cacaCAGTGAGGTGTGAGCGAGCTCCTCTGCGTGATGTACAGAATGAGAGATCAGTGCTGCAGCAGACTCCGTCCAGTGTTAAAGTGTGTGAGGTGCACTCTGATCAG aaGGAAAATCTCTCTGAAAACACGTCCGTAACAAACGTCACGTTTAAATCCTTCACGTGTGCAGGAGGAGAGGTGGAGATTTCAGACAGATCTGATCTCTCAGACGAATCCGTTCTAATCACTCGCGACTCTTCTGATCCTCACACTGTTAATAACTCCACCCTGACACACGAGGAGACTGAGGGCGAGCACGAGGACCATCCGTACTGCAGATACGCCGCCGACAGGACGCAGGACGACCACGCCTCCTCTGGAAATCAGTCTCTGAGCCACACAGACTCTCCAGACGTCACCTTCAAATCCTTCACCTGTCCTGGAGGAGAAGTCGAGATCGCAGACGATGAATCGATCGAACGCAATGAATCAGTTCTCTCTAAAGATCCAGATTTGGAAACTCAGGGTTTTGAAGATGAGGTTTCTGATGAACACACAGAGCTTCCCAGCCGCCATTTTGATCATCCGTACTGTAACACTCAAACATCTGAGCTGAGATCTGGGaaaatggaggaggaggaggaggatgatgcaTCTATCTCCATCTCCAAAAATGCTCCAGACGTCACCTTTAAATCCTTCACCTGTCCTGGAGGAGAAGTTGAAATTGCAGAAGAGTCACTCGTGCCGGAAGAAGAATCACTCGTGAAGAACGACTCACTCATCGTTAATGTTTCAGAACTGCAAAGTGAGATCTGTGATGAGCTTCCCAGCCGCCATTTTGATCATCTCTACTGTAATATTCAAACATCTGAACTTGGATCTGGGaaagtggaggaggaggaggagcatgatgatgatggtggtgatggtggttctGTAATTCCTccatccatctccatctccaaaAATGCCACAGATGTCACCTTTAAATCCTTCACCTGTCCTGGAGGAGAAGTTGAACTTGCAGAAGAATCACTTGTGAAGAATGAATCACTCATGAAGAGCGACTCACTCATTGCTAATGATTCAGAACTGCAGAATCTCGAAAGTGAGATCTGTGATGAGCTTCCCAGCCGCCATTTTGATCATCTCTACTGTAATACTCAAACATCTGAACTTGGATCTGGGaaaatggaggaggaggaggagcatgATGGTGAAGgcgatgatgatggtgatggtggttctGTAATTCCTCCATCCATCTCCAAAAACGCCACAGATGTCACCTTTAAATCCTTCACCTGTCCTGGAGGAGAAGTTGAAATTGCAGAAGAATCACTCATGAAGAATGAGTCATTTGAGTCATTTGTGCTGGATGAATCACTCATGAAGAATGAATCACTCAGCGCTAAAGATTCAGAAGTGCAGAATCTCCAAAGTGAGACCTGTGAGGAGCACACCGAGCTTCCCAGCCGCCATTTTGATCATCTGTACTGTAACGACGAAACAGAATCTTTTCCTGTACAAGTAAACGATTCTGTCACTCGCGCCTCCATGTTCGACTCTAACGATCCGGAAGGAGTCATTACCACAAACGACTCTTCCCGTGCTCTGAATGGCTCCGCTGCCGCGGAGAGACGAGATGACGTCACATTTCGCTTCTCAGGAGCTGAAGTGGAGATCGAGAACACGTACAGAAAGTTTGACGTGTCCACGCTCATGAAGGGATTAAACATCTCTGATCAGACCCAGTCCTCGTCTAACACTGAGGCAAGCGAACATGGTGGAGAAAGCTTCATCGTTAGAGAGCAAGACGACCAGGTTTACTGTCACGGTGTGAAAAATGATCTACAGCTGACAGTTTCTGAGAACGAAACTCACCTCAGTGTACAGATTTCCAATTCTGGGGTTTCGCAAAGCTCAGAAAGCGCAGTAAGGAGCGAGGGATCAGAAAATATGAAGTCTGAAATTATAGTTCCTGAAAGTTCTTCAGACACCACAGaggaacaaaatgtaaaatctgtCCAGCAGCGAGATCTCGACCAGCAAACGTCCGCTAATCTCGAAGAAAATGTGCTCAAGGATGAAAACCCACGACTCAGATGTAACTTCGAGGAAATGTTTTCagatgaaaatgacaaaatatctCATTCCCAACCTGGTGCTGATAGAATTCCTGAGAATTTTGGTACTGCAGAAACCCAGAAAGTGCCGAACGCTGACGACGCTGACGTGTCGACCCACGCCGAGCCCGAAATCCTGCGTTCTGAAAGCGTGGATTTGGAAGCTCAGGTGAAAATGTGGAGCCACATCATTCTTTCCGAGCCTTCCACTCCTAAACATTCAGCACGTCGGACATCTCTGGCTTCCAGAAAGTCCCATTCCTCCTCCCGCAGCTGCACTCCACCGTACTCGCCGCGCCGCTAA
- the spag5 gene encoding sperm-associated antigen 5, translated as MGELLIAASGKISAPAAVTPVQRRSACVWTTPTVQQERSTNTSAVMEERKEIDVSDACTSTDSLLWSMNRSNLECLSRSELEQKMISTLIMVEVLSQQLTSAQNLRGRTEPSPSSLRDRLVQTERTELSQTGPYRELYVSALDRIQALEIDQETLHSLHQAMQLMSNSLMSVKSETQEALSSMKELEGIVTEDQEIQSQQVGQMKAIFARCMDTLRKMEQKNRVCLKDRDDMKQQVEEALEEKSTVLRVLEQLRLHHTTQVSDLQRNLGSHEELTDALTHTYPQLVELNRMHMESVTEANILLRETLEEHTHLSAELHKAQQLLQRTYPLLHTLQHRASAAIQQSNKHQEERDRAVEDREQMEQQLYDTHSSLQEARQEITDLNTQITIMSSEMAVLREQLSEVEDERSQLQRKTTELSATVSSTLASYAFLEQTLASETSKLQRSLHDTQEATERADSVQAALCVCERRVEELEQMMVQRENLISELNTEMENQRLQLRRLTQVQSELCNAKEMSEFLQAENELTREQLAESEGLLRSHLQGLRERNLECEDLRVELQQLRVEKQCVQQELISTREKARLMLLDQGEQLAQATLDTSLLLQRVCALINNTHTSTDQHNHKSSDGTVQPDPSPLPQSSFLNSVINALTEEQLCVTAPPTDPESCVEEEDPIETMGSRSSAFTRITPAELQNTNDDERSTTLLELLSSLGESVSELHSAIEQLKRHKASEIHTLHKSIRDLQQEMEAQSNRHAAEGAELRQQVGRLKAQVEKDAQVLQQKTQDEKALRKLCSELEEKMEAAQKHRAENSELRREAADLRRALQQSQVEVQALRAELKSTGQSAASMKDLDDRIRLLREVEKLKASLMEVEESRSKLLERAKRHQMVHAMNQSKLERELHLLDDMIETVRKALSSVPDVVNSCPELQKLVEYLG; from the exons ATGGGCGAACTCCTGATCGCAGCCTCGGGGAAAATCTCCGCCCCGGCAGCCGTGACGCCGGTGCAGCGGCGCAGCGCCTGCGTGTGGACCACGCCCACCGTGCAGCAGGAGCGCAGCACCAACACGTCCGCCGTCatggaggagaggaaggagatCGACGTCTCAGACGCCTGCACTTCAACAGACTCTCTGCTCTGGAG catgaATCGCAGTAATCTGGAGTGTTTGTCCCGCTCTGAGCTGGAGCAGAAGATGATCTCCACCCTCATCATGGTGGAGGTTCTGTCTCAGCAGCTCACGTCGGCCCAGAACCTCAGAGGCAGAACCGAGCCGAGCCCGTCCAGCCTGAGAGACCGGCTGGTCCAGACGGAGCGCACCGAGCTCAGCCAG acgGGGCCGTACAGAGAGCTGTATGTGAGCGCACTGGACAGAATCCAAGCTCTGGAGATCGATCAGGAAACTCTTCACAGCTTACACCAAGCCATGCAGCTCATGAGCAACAGCTTG ATGAGTGTTAAATCAGAAACACAGGAGGCTCTCAGCAGCATGAAGGAGCTCGAAGGCATCGTTACTGAGGATCAGGAAATCCAGTCCCAGCAG gtGGGGCAGATGAAAGCTATCTTTGCTCGCTGTATGGACACGCTGAGGAAGATGGAGCAGAAGAACAGAGTGTGTTTGAAGGACAGAGACGATATGAAGCAGCAGGTGGAAGAAGCTCTGGAGGAGAAATCCAcg gtgttgcGGGTGCTGGAGCAGTTGcgtctccatcacaccacccaagtGTCTGATCTCCAGCGTAACCTTGGATCCCACGAAGAACTGACagatgcactcacacacacttacccacagctg GTGGAGCTGAACAGGATGCACATGGAATCTGTGACTGAAGCCAACATACTGCTGAGAGAGACACTGGAGgagcacacacacctctcagcAGAG CTACATAAAGCTCAGCAGCTCCTCCAGAGGACGTATCCGTTACTGCACACACTCCAGCACAGAGCATCAGCCGCTATACAGCAGAGTAACAAACAccaggaggagagagacagagctgtAGAGGACAGAGAACAG atgGAGCAGCAGCTGTATGACACACACTCCAGCCTGCAGGAAGCCCGTCAGGAGATCACAGATCTCAACACACAGATAACCATCAtgagctcag AGATGGCGGTTCTGCGTGAGCAGCTCAGTGAGGTAGAGGACGAGCGCTCTCAGTTACAGAGGAAGACCACCGAGCTCTCCGCTACAGTTTCCTCTACTCTCGCCTCTTACGCTTTCCTGGAGCAAACACTCGCCTCTGAGACCAGCAA ATTGCAGCGCTCTCTGCACGACACTCAGGAGGCCACCGAGAGAgcagacag tgtccaggcagctctgtgtgtgtgtgagaggagggTGGAGGAGTTGGAGCAGATGATGGTGCAGAGAGAGAATCTTATTTCTGAACTCAACACTGAAATGGAGAATCAGCGACTGCAGCTGCGCAGACTCACGCAGGTTCAAAGTGAACTGTGTAATGCCAAGGAGATGAgcgag ttcctACAGGCGGAGAATGAGCTGACCCGAGAGCAGTTGGCTGAGAGTGAGGGATTGCTGCGTTCACACCTTCAgggcctgagagagagaaacctggAGTGTGAGGACCTCCGAGTGGAGCTACAGCAGCTAcg tgtggagAAACAGTGTGTGCAGCAGGAGCTGATCAGTACGCGTGAAAAAGCTCGGCTCATGCTGTTGGATCAGGGAGAGCAGCTCGCTCAGGCCACGCTGGACACCTCCCTACTgctgcagcgtgtgtgtgctctcatcaacaacacacacaccagcaccgACCAACAcaaccacaag AGCAGTGATGGTACGGTCCAGCCTGATCCTTCACCTCTCCCGCAAAGCTCCTTCCTTAACTCGGTCATTAACGCTCTGACTGAGGAGCAGTTGTGTGTTACAGCGCCACCTACTGACCCAG aaAGTTGTGTAGAGGAAGAGGACCCGATTGAGACCATGGGCAGCAGGAGCAGTGCTTTCACTCGCATCACACCAGCTGAACTCCAAAACACTAACG atgaTGAGCGCAGCACCACTCTGTTGGAGTTGTTATCGTCTCTGGGTGAGAGTGTGTCTGAGCTCCACTCGGCCATCGAGCAGCTGAAACGACACAAAGCCTCTGAGATACACACTCTGCACAAGAGCAT ACGTGACCTGCAGCAGGAGATGGAGGCGCAGAGTAACCGACACGCAGcagagggggcggagcttagaCAGCAAGTGGGCCGGCTTAAAGCTCAGGTGGAGAAAGATGCACAGGTGCTGCAGCAGAagacacag gatgagaAAGCTCTGAGGAAGTTGTGCAGTGAGCTGGAGGAGAAGATGGAAGCAGCACAGAAACACCGAGCAGAGAACAGC gagctgcGTAGGGAAGCGGCGGATCTGCGCCGGGCGCTGCAGCAGTCTCAGGTGGAGGTGCAGGCTCTGAGGGCGGAGCTAAAGTCCACAGGCCAATCAGCAGCCAGCATGAAGGACCTGGACGACAGGATCCGCCTCCTGAGAGAG GTGGAGAAGCTGAAGGCCAGTCTTATGGAGGTTGAAGAATCCAGATCCAAACTGCTGGAACGAGCAAAGagacac CAAATGGTGCACGCGATGAATCAGAGTAAACTGGAGCGTGAGCTTCACCTGCTGGACGACATGATCGAGACTGTGAGgaag gCTCTCTCGTCTGTACCTGACGTAGTAAACTCTTGTCCTGAGCTGCAGAAGTTGGTGGAGTATCTCGGCTGA